A region of Desulfatiglans anilini DSM 4660 DNA encodes the following proteins:
- a CDS encoding type 1 glutamine amidotransferase domain-containing protein, which yields MSRVAVIITDLFEDSEYTEPVKAFQQAGHTIVRVGLKAGQIVKGKKAGTPVTVDKAVNDVSVSDFDALLIPGGYSPDKLRVDEDAVNFVREFVQSGKPVFSICHAPQILITADVIRGRKMTGWKSIIQDIKNAGATFIEQELVIDGNLISSRQPSDLPPFIEACLAALSS from the coding sequence ATGAGTCGAGTGGCGGTAATCATCACGGATCTATTCGAGGATTCGGAGTATACGGAACCTGTCAAGGCCTTCCAGCAAGCGGGGCATACGATCGTTCGCGTAGGATTGAAGGCGGGTCAGATAGTAAAGGGGAAAAAGGCGGGCACTCCCGTTACGGTCGACAAGGCCGTCAACGATGTTTCAGTGTCGGACTTCGACGCCCTGCTGATACCGGGAGGCTACTCCCCTGACAAATTGCGCGTGGACGAGGACGCGGTGAATTTCGTGCGGGAGTTCGTCCAAAGTGGAAAACCGGTCTTCTCGATCTGCCACGCGCCCCAGATCCTCATCACGGCTGATGTCATCCGCGGCCGGAAGATGACCGGGTGGAAATCCATCATCCAGGACATCAAGAATGCAGGGGCCACATTCATCGAACAGGAGCTCGTGATCGACGGCAATCTGATCAGCAGCCGGCAGCCCTCGGATCTGCCGCCTTTTATCGAGGCGTGCCTCGCCGCGCTCTCAAGCTGA